The Bradysia coprophila strain Holo2 chromosome IV unlocalized genomic scaffold, BU_Bcop_v1 contig_84, whole genome shotgun sequence genome window below encodes:
- the LOC119072865 gene encoding speckle-type POZ protein B-like, translating to MESTMTTEPKVTLYTFTWKISRFDIICPEKCLKFDKLSSGLFTVKGDEGTESKWSVTIRGSSENLHLFLDYKCAKNADGTDHSESVRCEFTMSIGSDEKNRIAKTTEHTFTKDAYDWGWSSFLGIKELYQKRETLLENNTLHVCVRMRIYGKHSTTVTLLVQPDETVNTLEVLSVELGELFNNKKNSDVEIMCGNETFYAHKLILSARSKVFSAMLDSHMLETVTSKIILNDIDATVFHAILSYIYTGKVDVNDTISCTELIYAAEKYDLSELKQYYFEQMCKGVTVKTIGNLAVAAEIYNSDEKTKQSIKEYCQRNIAALIKDPAIKNLMISHPKAFF from the exons ATGGAGTCGACAATGACCACTGAA ccgaaagtaactctctacaCTTTCACCTGGAAAATATCTCGATTTGACATTATATGTccggaaaaatgtttgaaattcgATAAGTTATCGAGTGGACTTTTTACGGTAAAAGGAGACGAGGGAACGGAATCAAAATG GTCTGTCACTATCAGAGGCTCATCTGAAAATCTTCACCTGTTTCTGGATTATAAATGTGCCAAAAATGCGGATGGAACAGATCATTCTGAAAGTGTACGCTGTGAGTTCACTATGAGCATCGGCAGCGACGAGAAAAATAGGATTGCGAAGACAA cGGAACATACCTTCACTAAAGATGCATATGACTGGGGATGGAGCAGTTTCTTGGGAATTAAAGAACTTTATCAAAAAAGGGAAACGCTATTAGAAAACAACACACTTCACGTTTGCGTTCGCATGCGAATCTATGGGAAACACTCTACTACCGTCACATTGCTGGTACAGCCCGATGAAACTGTAAATACTTTAGAGGTCTTGTCGGTTGAATTGGGAGAACTGTTCAACAATAAGAAGAACTCCGACGTCGAAATTATGTGCGGCAATGAAACATTCTACGCTCACAAGCTAATTCTGTCTG CCCGCAGCAAAGTTTTCAGTGCCATGCTCGATTCCCATATGCTAGAAACGGTCACCAGTAAAATTATCCTGAACGACATCGATGCAACCGTATTCCATGCAATACTGTCGTATATTTATACGGGAAAGGTCGACGTAAACGACACCATTTCTTGTACTGAGCTGATCTACGCGGCGGAGAAATACGATCTATCGGAACTCAAACAGTACTACTTTGAACAAATGTGTAAAGGTGTAACTGTCAAAACAATCGGAAACCTTGCAGTCGCCGCAGAAATTTACAATTCAGACGAGAAAACTAAACAGTCCATTAAAGAGTACTGCCAAAG AAACATAGCTGCGCTAATAAAGGATCCGGCAATAAAAAATCTGATGATATCGCACCCGAAGGCATTCTTCTGA